Proteins from a single region of Hypomesus transpacificus isolate Combined female chromosome 9, fHypTra1, whole genome shotgun sequence:
- the LOC124470726 gene encoding vitamin D3 receptor B: MESTAVSTSSLAPDEFDRNAPRICGVCGDKATGFHFNAMTCEGCKGFFRRSMKRKASFTCPFNGSCTITKDNRRHCQACRLKRCVDIGMMKEFILTDEEVQRKKDLIQRRKDEEAQREAQREAQKPRLTEEQSQVIASLVEAHHKTYDDSYSDFNRFRPPVREGPVTRSASRAASLHSLSDASSDSFSHSPESVDTKLMNFSNLLMMYQEQGGGPESNDEEGSRLSMLPHLADLVSYSIQKVIGFAKMIPGFRDLTADDQIALLKSSAIEVIMLRSNQSFNLEDMSWSCGGPDFKYCVNDVTKAGHTLELLEPLVKFQVGLKNLNLHEEEHVLLMAICLLSPDRPGVQDHARVENLQDRMSETLQAYIRLHHPDGRLLYAKMIQKLADLRSLNEEHSKQYRSLSFQPEHSMQLTPLVLEVFGSEVS; encoded by the exons ATGGAGTCTACGGCTGTGAGCACCTCATCTCTGGCCCCTGATGAGTTTGACAGGAACGCCCCTCGCATCTGCGGGGTATGTGGGGACAAGGCCACCGGCTTCCACTTCAACGCCATGACTTGCGAGGGCTGCAAGGGCTTTTTCAG acggAGCATGAAGCGAAAAGCCAGCTTCACCTGTCCCTTCAACGgcagctgcaccatcaccaaGGACAACCGGCGCCACTGCCAGGCCTGCCGGCTCAAGCGCTGCGTGGACATCGGCATGATGAAAGAGT tcaTCCTGACGGACGAGGAGGTGCAGAGGAAGAAGGACCTGATCCAGCGGAGGAAGGACGAGGAGGCGCAGCGCGAGGCGCAGCGCGAGGCCCAGAAGCCCCGGCTGACGGAGGAGCAGAGCCAGGTCATCGCCTCGCTGGTGGAGGCCCACCACAAGACCTACGACGACTCCTACTCCGATTTCAACCGCTTCCGG cctccGGTACGTGAGGGTCCAGTGACGCGCAGCGCCAGTAGAGCcgcctctctccactctctgtcCGACGCCTCCTCGGACTCTTTCAGTCACtctccag AGTCTGTGGACACCAAGCTGATGAACTTCAGTAACCTGCTGATGATGTACCAGGAGCAGGGCGGCGGCCCGGAGTCCAACGATGAGGAAGGCTCGCGCCTCTCCATGCTCCCCCACCTCGCCGACCTTGTCAGCTACAGCATCCAGAAGGTCATCGGCTTTGCCAAGATGATACCGGGCTTCAG AGATTTGACGGCAGACGACCAGATCGCCCTCCTCAAATCCAGCGCCATCGAGGTGATCATGCTGCGCTCCAACCAGTCCTTCAACCTGGAGGACATGTCCTGGAGCTGTGGAGGCCCCGACTTCAAGTACTGTGTCAACGACGTCACTAAAG CCGGCCACAcgctggagctgctggagccACTGGTGAAGTTCCAGGTGGGCCTGAAGAACCTCAACCTTCACGAGGAGGAACACGTGCTGCTCATGGCCATCTGTCTGCTGTCCCCAG ACCGCCCGGGGGTCCAGGACCACGCCCGCGTGGAGAACCTCCAGGACCGCATGTCGGAGACCCTCCAGGCCTACATCCGGCTGCACCACCCCGACGGGCGGCTCCTCTACGCCAAGATGATCCAGAAGCTGGCCGACCTGCGCAGCCTGAACGAGGAGCACTCCAAGCAGTATCGCTCGCTGTCCTTCCAGCCGGAGCACAGCATGCAGCTCACGCCGCTGGTCCTGGAGGTGTTCGGCAGCGAGGTGTCCTAA